The stretch of DNA CTAAGCAGCGTGACCTCCGGCCGCCGTTAGTCGCACTCTTGTAGTGCGACTGCGGCGGCGTCTTTTTGCGCCCACCTAAATTGACGTATACTGAGCGAAAGGCAGTTTACCTCGAATAAGGGCGGAAACATGGCGAAACTGGTACTGGTGTTGGCGGCGATTTGCGGTTTGACCGGCGTCGCAGCCGGGGCGATGGGGGATCACGCACTCAAGTCGCACCTCAAAGAGATGGGGGTCGCCGACATTCAACCCTCGGTCGAACGCCTGGAGATCGGCGTCCGCTACCAGATGTTTCACGCCACGGCGCTGATTGGCGTCGGCGTTCTCTTGCTTGCTAGCGATCGCGGACGAATCGCCGCTTCGATCGCCGCCCTCTGCTTTGTGATCGGCGTCGTCCTCTTCTCCGGCGGCCTCTACTTCATGGCGTTCACGCAGAACGATTCGCTGGTGATGCTGGTCCCGATCGGCGGCACGACTTACATGATCGGCTGGGGGGCGTTGTTGATTGCAGGACTGCAAGCTCGGCCCCACGGGATGGATGAAGAATAAGAGAAATGCTGTGGGGCGATTGCTCTTAACGGGTGCCACTGCTGGCTTGTCCAGCAGTGCGGTACAGGTACCAGGTTTCCACAGCAGGACAAACCAGCAATCACGCCGTTATTCACTTTTTTCCAACAGCGAGTCAGCCCCATGCTGAACGGAAAAACAATCTTCTGGATCATCATCGGCGTCTTCGCCGGGTTCCTGGTTGGCTCGCTGGTGAACCTGCTGGTCGTGATGGCGTCGCTGGTGTTTTACATTCCGCCAGAAGGAATGGACTGGGGCGACGAAGCGGCGGTCGCCGAATTTATCGGCGGTTTGCCACTCGGCGCATTCCTGTTCGCCCTGGCGGCGCATGCCGGACACAACTTTATTGGCGGTTGGGTGGCGGCTTCGATCGCCCGGCCGTTTCGCTATACCGCGGCGCTGCTGGTTGGCGCCGCAACCATGGTCTGCGGGATCATGAACCTGGGAGAGATCCCGCACCCCGCTTGGTTCGGCTATGTCGATCTGTTGCTGTATCTACCGATGGCGGCACTGGGCGCCCGACTGGTGAAGCCGCCGCTGATGTCCGAAGAGATTCCGCCAACGCAGGAAGATTCAGCGGAGTAGGCGGTTCTGACGGGCGCCACTGCGAAGAAACCTGTGCCATGCTCTTACTACGTCTTCGGCGGAAGAGCATGTCTTCAATGCATGGCGCCAGGCACACGGCGGCCTTACTTCTTCGCAGACGAAAACTGGGCTCGAACCCATTCTTCCAGGTCGATCTTGAACCGTCCCTTGGCGATCTCTTTGTCGAGCGCCTTGTTCGCTTTCTCGACCAGCTTCGGCTCGTAGTTCTCGACCTTTTCGGCCACTTCGTCTTTCAGTTCGTGCCCTAGCTTTTCGATCAGCTGGCCGTTCGCCTTGCCGACGCGCTGCAGTTCAAAATGAAGCAGCGTCAGGTCGGCGGCGGTGACTTGCGGCTCTAGCTCTCCGCTGACCAACAGGCCAAGCGTATTCCAGCGGACCTTGGTCTCGGCGTCGAGCTTCATCTGAATCGTAGCGTCGGCGACCCCCGAGACGCCCATCAGGCGAACTCCGCGGTTCCACTCTTGCAGTTCCGCCTCGGCGGTCGCTTGGATGGTGACGTTCAGCCGGGTTTTGATCTTATCTCCCAGAACCTCGATCGACTCGACCGACACTTGGACATCGTTGCGCGGATCGACGACTTTTACGTGATAGCGTTTCCAGGTCCCATGATTGACCGGTTTCTTATCGCGCTCGATCTTGAAGTTCTTAAAGCTGCCGCGGAACTTCACCCCTTGGGTAAACGCCTTCTGCCCGCCCCATTTCCGCTCGTCGCTGTAGGTGGAGGGGATGTTCTCGAGCGTGATCCACCGGACGACGCCAGACAGAAACGCGTTTGGCTCGGCGCAGGCGGGGCTGACCGCTAGCATTAGCGTCACGATGGCGGTCAGGCTGCGCACTGCATGCATAAAAAAACGTCCCGAAACGGCGAGTAGTTCTACTCATTACCGTATGTCGGGACGTTTGGTTCGGCAAATGAAGGGGCGTAACGATTATTCGTGTGGGAAGGTCATTCGCCACGGATCGAGCGCCGTGTTCAGGTCGTCTTCGGCGATTTCCCCCTGCTCTTTGGCTAGCTCGCGAATCGTCTTGCCCGACTTGAACGCGTCTTTGGCCATCTTGGCCGCTTTGTCGTAACCGATCAGCGGGTTCAGGCTGGTGCACATCGACAGGCTCTCTTCGACCGACGCGTTGCAGGCCTCTTCGTTCGCTTCCAGTCCGTCGCTGCAGAACTCGACGAAGGCGTCGCAGCTGTTGGCGAGCAGATGGATGCTTTCCAGCGTGGTTTGCCCCATCACCGGCATCATGATGTTGAGCTGGAAGTTGCCGCCGGCGGCGCCGCTCATGGTGATCGCGCCGTCGTTGCCGATCACCTTGGCACAAACCTGCATCATGCTTTCGCACATCACCGGATTGACCTTGCCCGGCATGATCGAGCTGCCAGGCTGACGGCTGGGGAGCGCCACTTCGTAGAAGCCGCACCGCGGGCCGCTGCCGAGCCAGCGAATGTTGTTGGAGACGTTGAACAGCGTGTTGGCGATCGTCTTCAAGATGCCATGGCACTGCACCAGGCCGTCACGCTGGGCGTTGGCTTCAAAGTGATTGACCGCTTCGATAAACGGGATGCCGGTGCCGGAGGCGAGTTCGGCCGCGACCCGCTTGGCGAATTCGGGATGGGTGTTGATCCCGGTGCCGACCGCGGTGCCGCCAACCGGCAGTTCCAGCACGGCGTCTTGGGCGACGCGAGCCCGCTCGATCGAGAGTTCAATCTGACGCGCGAAGCCGCCGAACTCTTGACCCAGCCGTAGCGGCGTGGCGTCCATCAAGTGGGTGCGTCCGATCTTGATGATCTTGTCCCACTCCATCGCCTTTTTGGCGAGCGACTCGTGCAGCTTTTCGAGCGCCGGCAGCAGGTTGTTTTCGATCTGCATCGCGACCGCGACATGGATCGCCGTCGGGAAGGTGTCGTTGGTGCTTTGCCCCATGTTGACGTGGTCGTTGGGGTGGACCGGCTTCTTCTGGTCGAAGCGATCGCCGCCCAGGATCTCGATCGCGCGGTTGCTGATCACCTCGTTGACGTTCATGTTGCTCGACGTGCCCGACCCGGTCTGGAAGACGTCGATCGGGAACTCGCCGTCAAGCTTCCCTTCGCGAACTTCAATCGCCGCGTCCAATAGCGCCGTGACCTGCTCGTCGGAGAGCGGGTTTTTGCCGGTGCCGGTCAGCTTGCCGAGATCACGGTTGGCGACCGCACAAGCATGCTTGACCCAGCCCATCGCATGGATCAGCGCCGGGGGAAGCGTCCAGCCCGAGATCGGAAAGTTCTCGACGGCTCGCTGCGTCTGGGCGCCGTAGTACGCGTTGGCGGGGACTTGGACGTCGCCCATCGAGTCTTTTTCGATGCGGAATTCGGACATGGCTGCAGATTTCCAGAAGTTGGGGAAATTGGCGCCGAGCGACGGAGAAACCCGGCCTCAATCCCGTCATCTTACCGCCACGAGCCGAAGGGGAAAACCGGCCGCAGCTTAGTCGGCGACCGCACCGTAGGCGATCGCCGTCTTGGTGGGCGAGGTCGGCTTAACCCAGGCCGAAAGCTGCGGAAGCGCCTCGAAAAAATCTTTCGCCATTTCGGCGGCGACGGCCGGGTACTGCTCGCGCTTGTGCTGGTAGCGGAACGAGAACTCCGCGGCGAGTGGTTTGCCGGCCGAGCCATCGGTCCACAGAATCACGGCGACTTCGGCGTGGACGCTTTCCTTTTTTTTCTCACCAAAGACGAGCTCGGCCCCGCCGAAGACCCACTCGTGCGGATGGAAGTCGTTGACCACGCACAGAGGGATCCGTTTGCGCTTCTTTTCGCTCCAGGGAAGTTCCTTCAGGCCCGGGAACAGGCGAGCCGCGTCAGATACGTTCTCCGGCGTCTTTCGTTTGCTGCGAACCTGGGCGACGCCGCTGTGCGAAAAGCGGCTGTGCTGCACCAGCGAACGACCGAGGTTGCTGGGAAGCAGGATCAGATCTTCTTCAAACTTTGTTTTTTTCAGCACCTTGTCGTCCGGGTGAATGTGCCCGCCCGCCGACACGTAGCGATCGGAGTCGCGCAGTTTGAGCGTGTACTCGGCTTGCTTTTCGCCGCTGGTTTGACGACGCCGCAAGATGTACCCATAATGCCGGGCCAATTCGCGCTCGGGCGAATCGAGATAGACGATGTCCCGCTCTTTTTTCAAGTGCAGCGGCGCCGAGCGCGTCGCATCGCGCGAGTTGCCATGGGCGAAGAAACAAAGGTCGACCCAAAAGTCCATCACCGCTTCCTCCAGGTCGGCGAACTTGTTCGCATCGAGCATCACCTTGTACTCTCGCGAGGTGATCGGAACGCGTTTCATGACGACAAGCCTTTGGAAGTGAAAGAAGGAACGTGGTTAAGAATCAAGTTGTCGTGTGCCACTGCTCGCTTGTCCAGCAGGGTGGTGATCGAGAAAAGTATCTGTTGTAGGGTGGATGGAGCGAGCGAATCCAAGGCAGCGATTCTGGAAAACGTGACTCGCTTGCGCAACCCACCTTGGTTGGCTTGCAAGTGCATTGTTGGGTTTCGCTACAATTCGAGTTCGCTTAGGCTCGCTCAATCGGAAAGGCCTGCACGTCGTCCATCGTCGTTGCGCCGGTCTTCACCATCAACAACCGATCAACGCCGAGCGCCGTGCCGCTGCAAGCCGGCAAACCATGCCGCATCGCCGCCAACAGGCGACTCTCTTCCGGCAGTGGATACTTGCCATCACCAGTGCGGGCCTGGTTGTTGGTCTGGTTGCGCGTAACAAGTGCCTGCGGGTCGAGCAGTTCATGATAGCCATTGGCCAGCTCAATGCCGCGCACATAAAGCTCAAATCTCTCGGCGACCGGTGGATTGCCGTCACTGACTTCGGCCAGCGCGGCCTGGGATGCGGGGTAGTCGTACAAGATTGTCGGCGAGGTTTTGCCGAGATGCGGCTCGACCAGTTCCGAGAGTAGCAGCTCGAGCAAGAGGTCGCGGTCTGAGCCGTCGTACGAATCAGGCATCTCGATCTGACGCTTTTTGGCGGCCGTGAGCAGTTCCTCGCCGCTGGCCGTAAGCGGATCAACGCCGACATGCTGGGCAAAGGCGTCGGCGTAGGTAAGCATCTCGACGGAACTGCCAAGTATTTCACTTGCCAGATCGGCCAGCAGTTGACGTCCGGCCGCGTAATTGTCGCCGACGCGATACCACTCGAGCATCGTGAACTCCACGTTGTGCCGCTCGCCGACTTCCCCCCCGCGAAACGCCTTGCAGAGCTGAAAGATCTTCTGTGCCCCCGCGGCCAATAACCGCTTCATCCCGAACTCGGGCGAAGTTTGTAGCCAGACCTGCTCGCCGACGTCGGGCGAACGCGGATCACGAAACAGCGTCACGCCAAGCGGATCCAAATGACGATCGATCACGCTGTCGTGTGACAGCAGCGGCGTCTCGACTTCCAGAAAGTCGCGAGACAAAAAAAACTGCCGAATCTGCTGCAGCAGTTTGCTACGAGCACGGAGCATTTCTAAGGAACAGGTAGGACGCCAATCGGCGGTGTCATCGGTCGTCATCGAAGTTAAAACGTTGCGTAAAAACGTGTGCCACTGCTGGCTCGTCCAGCAGTGCGAAGTTGGTGCCAGGGCTCCACTGCTGGACGAGCCAGCAGTGGCACGCGTAAGAGAACTTCCTACGCCAGTTGGGCCAGCACATACGGTCCTTTGGGAATCACCGCGATGGACGCTTCGGCGCCATGTTCTGCAATCGCGTCTTCAATCGCCGCTTCGACGCTCTTGGCCGGCTCGACAAACATCTGGCTCAGTTGCTTGGCCGGGATTCCATCCGACACCATGACGATCTTCGCCTGGCGGGCCGCTTTGGCCAGTTCTTCCAGTTGCCACTGATCCATGGTGAAGCAGTCAGGATCAAGGATCGCCGTCATGAAGTCGTCCAGGTTTTCGTACTGACTAAACAGAGACGTAAACGGCGGGCTGCCGATCCCTTCGGTCAGGCTGGCGGCGACGATGATGGTGCCGCCCTTCTTGACCACCTTGGCGGCGGCGACCATCGCTTTGACCGACTGGTAGAAGGTGGTGTCGAGCGGATAGCCGGCGCTGCTGGTGACGACGATGTCGGCAGGCTCGTCCATCGTATCGACGACGACGCTGCGGACGAACTCGACCCCTTCTTCAAACGCGGCGATCATGTCGCCGGCGACCAATCTCAGCGGGCGACGATGCGCGTCGATCACCACGTTGATGATGAAGTCGCAGCCGGCGGTTCGGGCAATTGCCGTGTTCTCGAAATGAACCGGGTTATCGACCAGGCAGCCCATCGTGGCGTTTTCATGTTCCAGGAAGCGAGGGGAATGCCAGGCGCGGATCGTGTCGATATGAGCGATGCCGGGGCAGATTAGTTTTCGCCCGCCCGAGAAGCCAGCCATGAAGTGGGGCTCAATCAAACCGACGGTGATTTTGAGATCGGCTTCGACATAGCGGCGATCGATCCAGATTGGCACGCCGTTGGGACTTTCGCCCAGGTGGACGTGTTCGTCCCGGTTTTCGCCAAAGTGATTTTCGATGCGGTAATGATCGACGATGTACTGGCCGACCATCTCGATCAACTCTTGGCCGTGGTTGGGCCGATGAAGCCCGGTCGCATTGAGGATCGTGATCTTGTCGCGGGGGATGCCGGCCGCTTCCAGCAGTTCGAGCGTTGGCCGCAGGATCATCTCATTCGGGACCGGACGCGTGATGTCGCAGATCACGATGCAGGCATCCTTTTTCCCCTGGGCAAGCTCAAACAGCGGCGCCGTCCCGTTCGGCCGAGCCAACACCTCCAACAGCGCGGCATGCGGGTCGGGCAGCGGCGGGGCATCTTTGCAAGCGAGCGTGCGGACTTTGCCGTTGTCAGGAATGTCAGCCTCCAAGCCGACGCGACCATACTCCAACTTGACCTTCATACGGGGCGATTTCCTGGGCGAGGGAAGCGAGGGCGGTGAGTTGGGCAACGTCACAGCGTCACAAAGAAATCTACCACATTTCGCTAGGCGCACAAAAAAAGCCCGGGCCGATTGGGGCCCAGGCTTTTCGTGTATTGCAGAAAGATATCCAGGTGAGGACTAGCCTTCTTCCTTGGTCTTCTTCTTTTTCTTCATCGAGATTTTGACGACGCGGGTCTTCGGAATCCCGATCGGCGAATCGCTTTCGGGATCAAATTTTCCGTCGGCACGCATCTTTTCCAGGCGTTCGACGCGGGTCAAAACGCTGCGAGTCGAAATACCGCCTCGCTTTACTTTCAGGCTTTTGTCGATGGTCACGGTTCTATCTCCGGTATTGGGAAACGGCCCGAAGTATCTTCTAGAGCCGTAAATTGGTCGCGTGGAAACTACTCAGTTTATCGATTTCGGCCCGGTGAGCAAGGGCCAATTGCCCCAAACGCGTTACCGCGTATCGATCTCTTTGATGCCAGAAATCATCGACAGAAAATCCCGCATCGTTTGAGGCCGATCCTTCGGATTGACCTTCAGGCAGGCATGAATCGCCTTCGCCAGCCGCGGATCGATGTACGGGCGGACCTTGGTAATATCCCGCGGAGGAACGGTATCGTGCTGCAGGGCATCCTTTCCGGTGCCAGTTGCGGCGTTCCAGGGGAGTTCGTAACAGCATAGGCGGTAAGCAGTTACGCCAAATGCAAAGATGTCGCATCGCTGGTCGGTGGGTCGGCGGCGGACGATCTCGGGGGACATGTAGTTGGGGGTGCCGGTCCGGTTGCCGGCCGCCATGAACTCGGGCTTGGCGGGCAGGGTCAGCCCAAAATCGATCAATTTCACGCTTTTGCCGTCGCGGGCGACGATAAAATTGCGGCTGCAGATGTCGCGGTGGATGTAGCCCTGCTCGTGGACGTAAATCAGGGCGTCGGCCATTTGCCGGATCAGATTCAGCTGTTCCCCTTCCAGGTGCGGGTCGTGGTCGTTGCACATCGCCTGCAGACCGCGGCCGTCGACCATTTCCATCAAGACGTACTGTTGGCCGGTGGTCAGCAGGCCATATTCGTACGCCTCGGCGATGTGGGTGTGCTTCATCGAGCAGGCAATTTCCCCCTCACAGGGGCGTTTCATCCCGTGAAATCGGGAGTCGAAGAACTCCTGCTTTTCTTTGTCAAGGATCTTCAGCCCGTAGATCCGCCCGGTCGAGTGTTCGCGCACGACCATGAATTCACTCATCGTGCCGGTGATCGACTCGCGAATGCGTTCAAACCGCGAAGGAATATCGAGGCGACTTGACTTGAAGAGTGCAGCCAACCTATCCAGTAGCTTCATCGGGGGCCTGGTATCCTCGAAGACGTCGCATGAAAGCGACGAAGGCATAGCGCCCGGGGGGTGCGACCGCTGGCATGGCCGCCCGTGCGCCTAAACTCTGTTCCACTTACCACTTTAAGTGGGGAATTGGGTTAGGGCAAGAATGAGCCGGTCGGAATTGACTAGGCGGGGTTGCTAGAAACGAAGCGGGGGCATGACTTGGTCCTGGCAATACGCTTTGAAGACATGCTCTTCTCGCGAAGACGCGATAAGAGCATGGCATGGCGCCAAGTGGCACACGCCCAACGAGTCCTAGGGATCGACGGAGCCGGCCAATCGTTCGGCCGCTTCGTCTTGCAGGGCGTCGTCGGGGGCCAGAAAGCGGCAGGCTTCCCAGTGCGGGAGCGCTTCTTGTTGGCGGCCCATCTGATCGAGCAGTCGGGCCAAGTGGTACTGGGCGTCGAAGTAGTCAGGATAGATCGCGATGGCGGCCTGAAACTGGGCGATCGCTTCGTCCAGCTTTTCCAACTCGACCAGCGTGCAGGCGAGATTGCTGCGAGCTTCGACAAAGTCGGGCTCCAAGTCGATCGCGGCGGCGTACCGTTCGATCGCCAGTTCCGCTTTGCCGCTGCGGTAATAGAGCTCGGCCAGTTGGAAGTAAAGCTCGGCCGACTCGGCCAGATCGGCCGCCGCCGCTTCCAGCGCTTCGACCGCGGCGTCAAACTGCCCGGCGTCTTCGTACTCGGCGGCCAGGTCGACCAGCTCTTCGGGAGAGCGGCGGCGCTTGCTCGGCGTTGATTCGGTCAGTTCCGGCAGCCAGTCGGGCTCGAGCTTCTCGAAGTCGATCCGCATCTGCCCGCCCGGTTCGACCAGGCCTTCCCCTTGGCGCAGCAGCACGTTGCGGCCTTCGACGATGATCGAAAGCTGCTCGAGCGGACGATCGACGCAGCTCGACAGGCTTTGCAGCGCAGCGAGTTGCTTTTCGATGTGATCGGCCGAGGCGCCGGAGGCGAGCAGCTGCGCCAGTTTTTGCGCGGCGGCGACTTCGCGGATGTCGTAGTAGGGAAGCTTGCGTACTTCCCGGACGGGGCGGATCAAGCCGCGGCGATGCCAACGGCGGATGATCGCCTTGGAGACGCCGAGCAGATCGGCCAGCATCGCCGGCGTGTAGAGACGTTGGATGCGCTGTTGGGTTTCGAGCAGGCCGAGCCGTTCCCATAGGGTCGTCTCTTGCATGATCTCGATGCGGCCGTCGGCGGCCGCCCGTTGAATGGAGCGGGAAGGGAAATCGATCTCGCCGAAGATCGGCAGGTCGTTTTCGCCAATCACCAAGATGTCGATGTCCGCAGTCGCGCGTTCGACCGCTTTAGCGCCGGCGACGGCCAACAGCGCTGCAGCGTCTTTGCGCGACATTCCAGCCAACTTGCCAAGAAACGCCACGCGGCGACCCGAAAATGTCGCCGCGGCGTCGTGCTGTTGCGTCATAGTGCAAACTACGTCGGCCATTCAAGCTCTTTGGCGGGTGGCACTGCTGGCTTGTCCGGCAGTGGGCGATTGGTACCAGGTTCGCACTGCTGGGCAAGCCAGCAGCGCCACGCGGAACCTGTAAGCCTTACTTGCCCGGCATCTTTTCGATGACGTGATCGATCAGGCCGTAATCACGCGACTCTTCGGCCGACATGAAACGGTCGCGATCGGTGTCCTTTTCGATCCGGTCGATGGTGTGACCGGTGTGCTTGATCAGGATCTCGTTCAGGCGTTGTTTAATCCGCTTGAACTCGGTCGCGTGAATCAAGATTTCTTCGGCGGTACCTTGCATGCCGGCCAGCGGTTGGTGAATCATCACGCGGGCGTTGGGCAAAGCGTGGCGCTTGCCAGTGGCGCCGGCGGTCAGCAGCACCGCGCCCATCGAGGCGGCCTGACCGATGCAGTAGGTGGCGACGTCGCAGGTGATGAACTGCATGGTGTCGTAAATCGCCAAACCGGCGCTGACGCTGCCGCCGGGCGAGTTGACGTACAGATTGATGTCGGCGGCCGGATCTTCCGACTGCAGGAACAGCATCTGGGCGACGATGCAGTTGGCCATATCATCATTGACCTGGGTGCCCAGGAAGATGATGCGATCTTTCAGCAGCCGGCTATAGACGTCGTAGACGCGCTCTTCGCGACCGCTTTTCTCGACGACGTAAGGAATCAAGGGCATCGTAAGGAAACTCCGTTCAAGATGACTGGTTTAAAGCCGCGGCAGTTGCAAGTACTTGTTATTCGTCGTCTACGATTTCGCCGGGCGGCTTGGTCAAGATTTCGTCAACGATGCGATAGGCCTTCGCGGCTTCAGCGTCCATGTAGAAGTCGCGATCGGTATCTTTGGCGATCTTCTCGACATCCTGGTTGCAGTGCGAAGCGAGAACGTGGTTTAGCACGTCGCGCGTCTTGATGATTTCGTCCGCTTGGATTTCGATGTCCGAAACCTGGCCGCCGACGCCGCCATGCGGTTGGTGAA from Blastopirellula retiformator encodes:
- the epmA gene encoding EF-P lysine aminoacylase EpmA, which encodes MTTDDTADWRPTCSLEMLRARSKLLQQIRQFFLSRDFLEVETPLLSHDSVIDRHLDPLGVTLFRDPRSPDVGEQVWLQTSPEFGMKRLLAAGAQKIFQLCKAFRGGEVGERHNVEFTMLEWYRVGDNYAAGRQLLADLASEILGSSVEMLTYADAFAQHVGVDPLTASGEELLTAAKKRQIEMPDSYDGSDRDLLLELLLSELVEPHLGKTSPTILYDYPASQAALAEVSDGNPPVAERFELYVRGIELANGYHELLDPQALVTRNQTNNQARTGDGKYPLPEESRLLAAMRHGLPACSGTALGVDRLLMVKTGATTMDDVQAFPIERA
- a CDS encoding serine/threonine-protein kinase, with protein sequence MKLLDRLAALFKSSRLDIPSRFERIRESITGTMSEFMVVREHSTGRIYGLKILDKEKQEFFDSRFHGMKRPCEGEIACSMKHTHIAEAYEYGLLTTGQQYVLMEMVDGRGLQAMCNDHDPHLEGEQLNLIRQMADALIYVHEQGYIHRDICSRNFIVARDGKSVKLIDFGLTLPAKPEFMAAGNRTGTPNYMSPEIVRRRPTDQRCDIFAFGVTAYRLCCYELPWNAATGTGKDALQHDTVPPRDITKVRPYIDPRLAKAIHACLKVNPKDRPQTMRDFLSMISGIKEIDTR
- the clpP gene encoding ATP-dependent Clp endopeptidase proteolytic subunit ClpP, with the translated sequence MPLIPYVVEKSGREERVYDVYSRLLKDRIIFLGTQVNDDMANCIVAQMLFLQSEDPAADINLYVNSPGGSVSAGLAIYDTMQFITCDVATYCIGQAASMGAVLLTAGATGKRHALPNARVMIHQPLAGMQGTAEEILIHATEFKRIKQRLNEILIKHTGHTIDRIEKDTDRDRFMSAEESRDYGLIDHVIEKMPGK
- a CDS encoding nickel-dependent lactate racemase family protein; the encoded protein is MKVKLEYGRVGLEADIPDNGKVRTLACKDAPPLPDPHAALLEVLARPNGTAPLFELAQGKKDACIVICDITRPVPNEMILRPTLELLEAAGIPRDKITILNATGLHRPNHGQELIEMVGQYIVDHYRIENHFGENRDEHVHLGESPNGVPIWIDRRYVEADLKITVGLIEPHFMAGFSGGRKLICPGIAHIDTIRAWHSPRFLEHENATMGCLVDNPVHFENTAIARTAGCDFIINVVIDAHRRPLRLVAGDMIAAFEEGVEFVRSVVVDTMDEPADIVVTSSAGYPLDTTFYQSVKAMVAAAKVVKKGGTIIVAASLTEGIGSPPFTSLFSQYENLDDFMTAILDPDCFTMDQWQLEELAKAARQAKIVMVSDGIPAKQLSQMFVEPAKSVEAAIEDAIAEHGAEASIAVIPKGPYVLAQLA
- a CDS encoding small basic protein, with the translated sequence MTIDKSLKVKRGGISTRSVLTRVERLEKMRADGKFDPESDSPIGIPKTRVVKISMKKKKKTKEEG
- a CDS encoding DUF423 domain-containing protein; the encoded protein is MAKLVLVLAAICGLTGVAAGAMGDHALKSHLKEMGVADIQPSVERLEIGVRYQMFHATALIGVGVLLLASDRGRIAASIAALCFVIGVVLFSGGLYFMAFTQNDSLVMLVPIGGTTYMIGWGALLIAGLQARPHGMDEE
- a CDS encoding tetratricopeptide repeat protein encodes the protein MTQQHDAAATFSGRRVAFLGKLAGMSRKDAAALLAVAGAKAVERATADIDILVIGENDLPIFGEIDFPSRSIQRAAADGRIEIMQETTLWERLGLLETQQRIQRLYTPAMLADLLGVSKAIIRRWHRRGLIRPVREVRKLPYYDIREVAAAQKLAQLLASGASADHIEKQLAALQSLSSCVDRPLEQLSIIVEGRNVLLRQGEGLVEPGGQMRIDFEKLEPDWLPELTESTPSKRRRSPEELVDLAAEYEDAGQFDAAVEALEAAAADLAESAELYFQLAELYYRSGKAELAIERYAAAIDLEPDFVEARSNLACTLVELEKLDEAIAQFQAAIAIYPDYFDAQYHLARLLDQMGRQQEALPHWEACRFLAPDDALQDEAAERLAGSVDP
- a CDS encoding class II fumarate hydratase — its product is MSEFRIEKDSMGDVQVPANAYYGAQTQRAVENFPISGWTLPPALIHAMGWVKHACAVANRDLGKLTGTGKNPLSDEQVTALLDAAIEVREGKLDGEFPIDVFQTGSGTSSNMNVNEVISNRAIEILGGDRFDQKKPVHPNDHVNMGQSTNDTFPTAIHVAVAMQIENNLLPALEKLHESLAKKAMEWDKIIKIGRTHLMDATPLRLGQEFGGFARQIELSIERARVAQDAVLELPVGGTAVGTGINTHPEFAKRVAAELASGTGIPFIEAVNHFEANAQRDGLVQCHGILKTIANTLFNVSNNIRWLGSGPRCGFYEVALPSRQPGSSIMPGKVNPVMCESMMQVCAKVIGNDGAITMSGAAGGNFQLNIMMPVMGQTTLESIHLLANSCDAFVEFCSDGLEANEEACNASVEESLSMCTSLNPLIGYDKAAKMAKDAFKSGKTIRELAKEQGEIAEDDLNTALDPWRMTFPHE